One window of Phycisphaeraceae bacterium genomic DNA carries:
- a CDS encoding DUF4238 domain-containing protein, with the protein MGTNVEQHFVPQQLIRRFANEHGRLYCLRKDTLEITNRDHGNLPHDILKRKHYYKGLSRDADDIWLKPIETAFGKAYRTYADMDATSLNKEISRDSTLLRDWALSLYCRTEQVPAITIASLDTMEDIDRDIYAIDRTGFINEVRYRLYQRYRHICSGRRWRWQCVDISRKHDNCFVLTDHPVCATGHETEWGFLLFVPITKRRLIVGGDDEGLIALSCDFSVSVMNSFSAACANRLIYSSTTAELEDIASTLMGKKTPKGYSLIDASRQPFFGANRITEYTQHAVRTRDIFSEMASRYWQ; encoded by the coding sequence ATGGGCACAAACGTTGAACAGCATTTCGTACCTCAGCAGCTCATTCGGCGTTTCGCGAATGAGCATGGTCGCTTATATTGCTTGCGCAAAGACACGCTCGAGATTACGAATCGTGATCACGGCAACTTGCCGCATGACATATTAAAGCGAAAGCATTATTATAAAGGCCTATCAAGAGATGCGGATGACATTTGGCTTAAGCCTATAGAGACAGCATTTGGTAAGGCGTATCGGACATATGCAGATATGGACGCAACCTCGCTCAACAAGGAAATCTCCCGCGACAGCACTCTGCTACGAGATTGGGCCTTGTCTCTGTACTGCCGCACCGAGCAAGTACCGGCTATTACTATCGCATCTCTAGATACAATGGAAGACATAGATCGAGATATTTATGCCATCGATCGCACCGGCTTCATAAACGAAGTCAGATACAGACTATACCAACGATACAGACATATTTGCAGCGGGAGACGATGGCGATGGCAGTGCGTTGATATTTCACGCAAGCACGATAATTGCTTCGTACTGACCGACCATCCGGTGTGTGCCACGGGACACGAAACCGAATGGGGCTTCCTGCTGTTTGTTCCCATCACAAAACGACGGCTTATTGTTGGCGGCGATGACGAAGGTCTAATAGCACTGTCGTGTGATTTTAGTGTTAGTGTCATGAATTCATTCTCAGCAGCTTGTGCGAATAGACTAATATACTCTTCGACGACAGCAGAACTTGAAGATATAGCAAGCACGCTTATGGGCAAGAAGACGCCAAAGGGATACTCGTTAATCGATGCTTCACGGCAGCCATTCTTTGGCGCTAATCGCATAACAGAGTACACACAACATGCAGTTCGCACCCGTGATATATTTAGTGAGATGGCTTCTCGCTATTGGCAGTAG